The Caulifigura coniformis genome includes a region encoding these proteins:
- a CDS encoding YqgE/AlgH family protein: MSESLKGQFLIAGYRLRDDNFFKSVVLIVEHNEQGAMGVIVNRPSDETVSETLAGHFDLPETEDVVYLGGPVEPAALFIVHDGGVDNPDEPEIVPGIYVASSAETFERIVRGADDDIPVRYRIYKGCAGWGPGQLEGEMGRGDWLLNPATEEVVFHDDPYSVWEEQVNAVYARHRLLPHPEVSPEWN, translated from the coding sequence ATGAGCGAATCTCTCAAAGGCCAGTTTCTGATCGCCGGTTACCGCTTGCGTGACGACAACTTCTTCAAGTCGGTCGTGCTGATCGTCGAGCACAACGAACAGGGAGCCATGGGAGTCATCGTCAATCGCCCCAGCGACGAGACCGTTTCGGAAACTCTCGCCGGCCACTTCGACCTCCCGGAAACCGAAGATGTGGTCTACCTCGGCGGGCCCGTCGAACCCGCCGCCCTGTTCATCGTCCACGATGGCGGCGTCGACAATCCCGATGAGCCGGAGATCGTCCCGGGAATCTACGTCGCCTCGAGCGCCGAGACGTTCGAGAGAATCGTCCGCGGCGCCGACGACGACATCCCCGTCCGCTATCGCATCTACAAGGGCTGCGCAGGCTGGGGCCCGGGACAGCTCGAAGGCGAGATGGGCCGCGGCGACTGGCTGCTCAACCCCGCCACTGAAGAGGTCGTTTTTCACGACGACCCCTACTCCGTCTGGGAAGAGCAGGTGAACGCCGTCTACGCCCGGCATCGCCTCCTCCCGCATCCCGAAGTCAGTCCCGAGTGGAACTGA